The following proteins are encoded in a genomic region of Catellatospora sp. TT07R-123:
- a CDS encoding lytic transglycosylase domain-containing protein, with the protein MRDGDGAKQAAGDTEPAVTPGGPAAPDDAAADPASPPTGLAGRAVATVRAGLPKLRDGAMRGGRAAWGGLRRGARKPYGRLTTAGLTIIAVVAATATAGALLVPALVSAKAAPAPSASASAAPTGLPSPSQLPLPSLSPLPTGVPRPAAAFHRWAEQQSPKVQVPVPALEAYAYAEWVLLSTRPACHLSWTTLAAIGQVESDHGRAKGAKLDEQGRALPPIIGPALNGKGDVGRVPDTDAGAFDNDRVWDHAVGPMQFLPATWRSYGVDADANQLADPHDLDDASLAAAYYLCAPNKDLSVVANWKAVVLSYNNIGVYLQKVYDTAQAYGAKSRA; encoded by the coding sequence GTGCGTGACGGTGACGGGGCCAAGCAGGCGGCGGGTGACACGGAGCCGGCGGTGACGCCGGGCGGACCGGCGGCGCCCGATGACGCGGCCGCGGACCCCGCCAGCCCGCCCACCGGGCTCGCCGGGCGGGCTGTGGCCACGGTGCGGGCCGGGCTGCCGAAGCTGCGTGACGGCGCGATGCGGGGCGGACGGGCCGCCTGGGGCGGCCTGCGGCGCGGCGCGCGCAAGCCGTACGGGCGGCTGACCACTGCCGGGTTGACCATCATCGCCGTCGTCGCGGCGACCGCCACCGCCGGTGCGCTCCTGGTGCCCGCGCTGGTCTCCGCCAAGGCCGCTCCGGCGCCGAGCGCCTCGGCCAGCGCCGCGCCGACCGGGCTGCCCAGCCCGAGCCAGCTCCCACTGCCGTCGCTGTCGCCGCTGCCGACGGGTGTGCCGCGCCCGGCCGCCGCGTTCCACCGCTGGGCCGAGCAGCAGTCGCCCAAGGTGCAGGTGCCCGTCCCGGCGCTGGAGGCGTACGCGTACGCCGAGTGGGTGCTGCTCAGCACCCGGCCCGCCTGCCATCTGAGCTGGACCACGCTGGCCGCGATCGGGCAGGTCGAGTCCGACCACGGCCGCGCGAAGGGTGCCAAACTCGACGAGCAGGGCCGGGCGCTGCCGCCGATCATCGGCCCGGCGCTGAACGGCAAGGGCGACGTCGGCCGGGTCCCGGACACCGACGCCGGGGCGTTCGACAACGACAGGGTCTGGGACCACGCGGTGGGGCCGATGCAGTTCCTCCCGGCGACCTGGCGGTCGTACGGGGTGGACGCCGACGCCAACCAGCTCGCCGACCCGCACGACCTGGACGACGCGTCCCTGGCCGCCGCTTACTATCTGTGTGCGCCGAACAAGGACCTGTCCGTGGTCGCGAACTGGAAGGCCGTCGTGCTGTCATACAACAACATCGGCGTCTACCTTCAGAAGGTCTACGACACCGCCCAGGCGTACGGGGCCAAGAGCCGGGCCTGA
- a CDS encoding GNAT family N-acetyltransferase, which yields MKVREWDPRTASATEIASLVALLNEVSAVDLPDDPLWHDGRMRDYLSVTMPGERKTSWLVEEKPGDAARGVPPLGAGSILLLGDIGVVEILVHPKARRQQIGRLLLTEQVRLAHTEGFDLLGVEVAGGTVTVDFFEAYGFTLAFTEIRSVLNLGTVDWFTLGDLAAGVGAGYQIEFYPGGPPDHLLTAYAAAKAEVRDDYELGDLELRPSSYEPQRLQASLNTLDARGLKLYVVVAVVEKTGEIAGLTEVVVPAQRPGRADQYDTVVVPRHRGYGVGRAIKARMLFELRSAEPKLTEVQTWNAAVNEPLIKVNQELGFIADRPWLEYEGDVAALAQRLGIAGTSA from the coding sequence GTGAAGGTGCGCGAATGGGATCCCCGTACCGCGTCCGCCACTGAGATCGCCTCTCTGGTCGCCCTCCTCAACGAGGTCAGTGCGGTCGACCTGCCGGATGATCCCCTGTGGCACGACGGTCGCATGCGCGACTACCTGTCGGTGACCATGCCCGGCGAACGCAAGACCAGTTGGCTCGTCGAGGAGAAGCCCGGCGACGCCGCCCGCGGCGTGCCCCCGCTCGGGGCAGGCAGCATCCTCCTACTGGGTGACATCGGGGTCGTCGAGATCCTGGTCCACCCCAAGGCCCGCCGGCAGCAGATCGGCCGGCTGCTGCTCACCGAGCAGGTGCGGCTGGCCCACACCGAGGGCTTCGACCTGCTCGGGGTCGAGGTCGCCGGCGGCACGGTCACGGTCGACTTCTTCGAGGCGTACGGCTTCACGCTGGCGTTCACCGAGATCCGCAGCGTGCTCAACCTCGGCACGGTCGACTGGTTCACCCTCGGCGACCTCGCCGCCGGGGTGGGCGCGGGCTACCAGATCGAGTTCTACCCGGGCGGCCCGCCCGACCACCTGCTCACCGCGTACGCGGCCGCCAAGGCCGAGGTGCGCGACGACTACGAGCTCGGCGACCTGGAGCTGCGGCCCAGCTCATACGAGCCGCAGCGGCTGCAGGCCAGTCTGAACACCCTGGACGCGCGCGGCCTGAAGCTCTACGTGGTCGTCGCCGTGGTGGAGAAGACCGGCGAGATCGCCGGGCTGACCGAGGTCGTGGTGCCCGCTCAGCGCCCCGGCCGTGCCGACCAGTACGACACCGTCGTGGTCCCCCGGCACCGCGGCTACGGCGTCGGCCGGGCGATCAAGGCCCGGATGCTGTTCGAGCTTCGCTCCGCCGAGCCGAAGCTGACCGAGGTGCAGACCTGGAACGCCGCCGTCAACGAGCCGCTCATCAAGGTCAACCAGGAGCTCGGCTTCATCGCCGACCGCCCCTGGCTGGAGTACGAGGGCGACGTCGCAGCCCTCGCACAGCGGCTCGGCATCGCCGGAACCTCGGCCTAG
- a CDS encoding zinc ribbon domain-containing protein — MPRYDFRCRACGDTFEVDRPMAAASEPAACPAGHQDTVKLLSTVGLGGRGGAAPAPSGGGGGCCGGGCCG; from the coding sequence ATGCCGCGTTACGACTTCCGCTGCCGCGCCTGCGGCGACACGTTCGAGGTGGACCGCCCGATGGCCGCCGCGAGCGAGCCCGCCGCCTGCCCGGCCGGGCACCAGGACACGGTCAAGCTGCTCAGCACGGTCGGCTTGGGCGGCCGCGGCGGTGCCGCGCCCGCGCCCTCCGGTGGTGGTGGCGGCTGCTGCGGCGGTGGGTGCTGCGGCTGA
- a CDS encoding VOC family protein, producing the protein MIAELQCVVLDCPEPARLAAFYQAVLGGDVDRPDRRWSLDADWSTLHLPSGLVLCFQRVVAYQPPQWPDPTRPQQFHLDFGVPDLDRAEPDVLALGARLLDGTSNRGWRVYADPAGHPFCLVRH; encoded by the coding sequence ATGATCGCTGAGCTGCAATGCGTCGTGCTCGACTGTCCGGAACCCGCCCGGCTCGCGGCCTTCTACCAGGCCGTACTGGGCGGTGACGTGGACCGGCCGGATCGCCGCTGGTCGCTGGACGCCGACTGGTCGACGCTGCACCTGCCGTCCGGCCTGGTCCTGTGCTTCCAGCGGGTGGTCGCATACCAGCCGCCGCAGTGGCCCGACCCCACCCGCCCGCAGCAGTTCCACCTGGACTTCGGCGTCCCCGACCTCGACCGCGCCGAACCCGACGTACTCGCCCTCGGCGCCCGCCTGCTGGACGGCACGTCCAACCGTGGCTGGCGCGTCTACGCCGACCCCGCCGGCCACCCGTTCTGCCTGGTCCGCCACTAG
- the hemB gene encoding porphobilinogen synthase yields MSFPNIRPRRLRTSAAIRRMVSETRLHPAELVLPLFVKEGLAEPRPVSSLPGVVQHSRESLRKAVAEAAQAGVGGVMLFGIPERKDATGSGGTDPGGILNVAIRDVVHEVGDAVVVMSDLCLDEFTSHGHCGLLREDGVVDNDATLAAYARMAVAQAAAGVHVVGPSGMMDGQVGVVRKALDEVGYTDVTILAYAAKYASAFYGPFREAVESSLDGDRRTYQQDPANLRESLREVALDVAEGADMVMVKPALAYLDVISAVRAQFDVPVAAYQVSGEYAMVEAAAANGWIDRERIMMETLHSIRRAGAQIILTYWATEAARRLRAEY; encoded by the coding sequence ATGTCCTTCCCGAACATCCGCCCGCGGCGGCTGCGCACCAGCGCGGCCATCCGGCGCATGGTCAGCGAGACCCGGCTGCACCCGGCCGAGCTGGTGCTGCCGCTGTTCGTCAAGGAAGGGCTGGCCGAGCCCCGGCCGGTCAGCTCCCTTCCGGGCGTGGTGCAGCACTCGCGCGAGTCGCTGCGCAAGGCCGTCGCCGAGGCGGCCCAGGCCGGGGTCGGCGGAGTCATGCTGTTCGGCATCCCCGAGCGCAAGGACGCGACCGGCTCCGGCGGCACCGACCCGGGCGGCATCCTCAACGTCGCCATCCGCGACGTGGTCCACGAGGTCGGCGACGCGGTCGTGGTGATGAGCGACCTGTGCCTGGACGAGTTCACCTCGCACGGGCACTGCGGTCTGCTGCGCGAGGACGGCGTGGTCGACAACGACGCGACGCTGGCCGCGTACGCCCGGATGGCGGTGGCCCAGGCCGCCGCCGGGGTGCACGTGGTCGGCCCGTCCGGGATGATGGACGGCCAGGTCGGCGTGGTCCGCAAGGCCCTCGACGAGGTCGGCTACACCGACGTCACCATCCTCGCGTACGCCGCGAAGTACGCCTCCGCCTTCTACGGCCCGTTCCGGGAGGCGGTCGAGTCGTCGCTGGACGGCGACCGGCGCACCTACCAGCAGGACCCGGCGAACCTGCGCGAGTCGCTGCGCGAGGTGGCGCTCGACGTCGCCGAGGGCGCCGACATGGTCATGGTCAAGCCGGCCCTGGCCTACCTCGACGTGATCAGCGCGGTACGCGCCCAGTTCGACGTGCCGGTCGCCGCCTACCAGGTCAGCGGCGAGTACGCCATGGTCGAGGCGGCCGCCGCCAACGGCTGGATCGATCGCGAGCGGATCATGATGGAGACGCTGCACTCCATCCGCCGCGCCGGCGCGCAGATCATCCTGACGTACTGGGCCACCGAGGCCGCCCGCCGCCTCCGCGCGGAGTACTGA